One window from the genome of Castellaniella sp. MT123 encodes:
- a CDS encoding bile acid:sodium symporter family protein yields MSKLHLLLDRFTLILIAVVTAATVLPAHGQGAVFFERLTAAAIALLFFLHGAKLSREAIIAGATHWRLHGLIFIWTFVLFPILGWLARPLLVPLLGEPLYIGVMYLCVLPGTVQSAIAFTSIARGNVPAAVCAASASSIIGIVLTPLLLQLLLRTDTSALDSHSLLQSILRIGEQIFLPFVAGHLLRPVIGRWMDGHRKLVTSVDQSSILLVVYTAFSESVIAGLWHQVDSISLVLLVVTCCVLLAIVLVLNTWSTRRLGFNRADEITIVFCGSKKSMATGVPMAGVLFSAGAIGPVLLPLMIFHQIQLMVCAVLAQNYRRNAPAEQHERRQLVA; encoded by the coding sequence ATGTCGAAATTGCATTTGCTGCTGGATCGATTCACGCTGATCCTGATTGCCGTCGTCACAGCCGCGACGGTGTTGCCGGCCCACGGGCAGGGTGCGGTGTTTTTCGAAAGACTGACGGCGGCGGCCATCGCGCTGCTGTTCTTTCTGCACGGTGCCAAACTCTCGCGCGAGGCCATCATTGCCGGGGCTACCCACTGGCGGCTTCATGGGTTGATTTTCATCTGGACCTTCGTGCTCTTTCCGATCCTGGGGTGGCTGGCGCGGCCCCTGCTGGTGCCCCTGCTGGGCGAACCGCTGTATATCGGGGTGATGTATCTGTGCGTGCTGCCTGGCACGGTGCAGTCGGCGATCGCGTTCACGTCGATTGCGCGGGGCAATGTGCCTGCAGCGGTGTGCGCGGCGTCGGCCTCCAGCATCATCGGCATTGTCCTCACGCCCTTGCTGCTTCAGCTGTTGTTGCGGACGGACACGTCCGCGCTGGACAGCCACTCGCTGCTGCAGTCGATCCTGCGCATCGGCGAGCAGATCTTCCTGCCCTTCGTGGCGGGGCACCTGTTGCGCCCGGTCATCGGCCGCTGGATGGATGGCCATCGCAAACTGGTGACCAGCGTCGACCAGAGTTCGATCCTGCTGGTGGTCTACACGGCGTTCAGCGAATCGGTGATCGCCGGCCTCTGGCATCAGGTGGATTCCATATCCCTGGTGCTGCTGGTGGTCACCTGTTGCGTGTTGCTGGCGATCGTCCTGGTGCTGAACACCTGGTCCACCCGGCGATTGGGCTTCAATCGCGCCGACGAAATCACCATCGTCTTCTGTGGTTCGAAAAAGAGCATGGCCACCGGGGTGCCCATGGCGGGCGTGCTGTTCAGCGCTGGAGCGATCGGGCCGGTGCTGCTGCCGCTGATGATTTTCCATCAGATCCAGCTGATGGTCTGCGCGGTGTTGGCGCAGAACTATCGGCGCAACGCGCCGGCCGAACAACACGAACGGCGGCAATTAGTCGCCTGA
- a CDS encoding muropeptide transporter, which translates to MSPLLVLGFASGLPLALTSGTLQAWATVEQVSLQSIGFLTLAGTAYTLKFLWAPLVDRFAPPWLGRRRGWMLLTQWLLAASIAAMGLFSPGSQLQSLALLAVWVAFLSSTQDIAFDAYSTDVLRHEERAAGAALKVMGYRLAMVVSGGLALILADQWLGWGNMYFLMGGLMMLASLATLWAPEPEHVAQAPRSLEHAVVEPLREFFSRPGAWTILLLIVLYKLGDAFAGALSTTFLIRGAGFDVTEVGMVNKVFGLVATIIGALAGGGLMTRLGLYRSLMAFGVLQAVSNLGYWMLAVTPPHLYGMALVVAVENLCGGLGTAAFVALLMALCRQQFSATQFALLSALSAVGRTYLAGPLTPVLVDRFDWPVFFMLTVLIALPGLVLLWAKRSLIRGLDVDQAA; encoded by the coding sequence GTGTCGCCTCTGCTGGTGCTGGGGTTTGCCAGCGGTCTGCCGCTGGCGCTGACCTCGGGTACCTTACAGGCCTGGGCAACCGTCGAACAGGTCTCGCTGCAGAGCATCGGCTTTCTGACCCTGGCCGGCACGGCCTATACCCTGAAGTTCCTTTGGGCGCCGCTGGTGGACCGGTTCGCGCCTCCCTGGCTGGGCCGAAGGCGCGGCTGGATGCTGCTGACGCAATGGTTGCTGGCTGCCTCGATCGCCGCCATGGGCCTGTTTTCGCCGGGGTCGCAGCTGCAGTCGCTGGCGCTGCTGGCGGTCTGGGTGGCCTTCCTCTCGTCCACGCAGGATATCGCCTTCGACGCCTACAGCACGGACGTGCTGCGTCACGAGGAGCGTGCCGCCGGTGCTGCCCTGAAGGTCATGGGATACCGGCTGGCCATGGTGGTGTCGGGTGGTCTGGCGCTGATTCTGGCGGATCAATGGCTCGGTTGGGGAAACATGTATTTCCTGATGGGCGGCCTGATGATGCTGGCGTCGCTTGCGACCTTGTGGGCACCGGAACCCGAACACGTCGCGCAGGCTCCGCGCAGCCTCGAGCATGCCGTGGTCGAGCCGCTGCGGGAATTCTTCAGCCGGCCAGGCGCCTGGACCATCCTGCTGCTGATTGTGCTCTACAAGCTGGGCGATGCCTTCGCGGGCGCGCTGTCCACGACCTTCCTCATCCGGGGGGCCGGGTTCGACGTGACCGAGGTCGGTATGGTCAACAAGGTCTTCGGCCTGGTCGCAACGATCATCGGTGCGCTGGCGGGCGGCGGCCTGATGACGCGCCTGGGCTTGTATCGGTCATTGATGGCGTTTGGCGTGCTGCAGGCGGTTTCCAATCTGGGCTACTGGATGCTGGCGGTGACCCCGCCGCACCTGTACGGGATGGCGCTGGTGGTAGCCGTTGAAAATCTCTGCGGCGGCCTGGGGACGGCGGCGTTCGTCGCGCTGCTGATGGCGCTGTGCCGCCAGCAGTTTTCCGCGACCCAGTTCGCCCTGCTGTCGGCTTTGTCGGCGGTGGGCCGCACGTACCTGGCCGGCCCTCTGACACCCGTGCTCGTCGACCGTTTCGACTGGCCGGTTTTTTTCATGCTGACTGTGCTGATCGCGCTGCCCGGCCTGGTTTTGCTGTGGGCGAAACGCAGCCTGATCCGCGGCCTGGATGTGGATCAGGCTGCCTGA
- the metW gene encoding methionine biosynthesis protein MetW — protein sequence MNQAAVSDTRPQPGSGDPAEVTPRIDLLRIAQWIEPGSRVLDLGCAEGHLLSYLQRTRQVRGAGVELDDDRVIAAVRRGVRVIQQNLEEGLALFDDQQFDTVVLSQTLQSMHHTEHILREMARVARYGIVSFPNFGYWPHGWSILRGRMPVNDQMPYQWYNTPNIHLCTLRDFQSLAAQLGLRITHLATFRGDAEIHWLRGWRSMLAVYRFQSPMGRRT from the coding sequence ATGAATCAGGCTGCTGTGAGCGATACCCGTCCCCAGCCCGGATCGGGCGATCCCGCGGAGGTCACCCCGCGCATCGACCTGCTGCGCATCGCCCAATGGATCGAGCCCGGCAGCCGGGTGCTGGACCTGGGCTGCGCCGAGGGGCATCTGCTGTCCTATCTGCAGCGTACGCGTCAGGTGCGCGGTGCCGGCGTCGAGCTGGACGATGACCGGGTGATCGCGGCCGTGCGTCGCGGGGTGAGGGTCATCCAGCAGAACCTGGAAGAAGGCCTGGCGCTGTTCGACGATCAGCAGTTCGACACGGTCGTGCTGTCGCAGACGCTGCAGTCCATGCACCACACGGAACACATCCTGCGGGAAATGGCCCGGGTTGCGCGCTATGGCATCGTATCGTTCCCCAATTTCGGCTATTGGCCGCATGGCTGGTCGATCCTGCGCGGGCGCATGCCGGTCAATGACCAGATGCCGTACCAATGGTACAACACGCCCAATATCCATCTCTGTACGCTGCGGGACTTCCAGTCGCTGGCGGCGCAGCTGGGCCTGCGCATCACCCATCTGGCCACCTTCCGGGGGGATGCCGAGATTCACTGGTTGCGGGGGTGGCGCAGCATGCTGGCGGTCTATCGTTTCCAGTCGCCTATGGGTCGGCGCACATGA
- a CDS encoding homoserine O-acetyltransferase, which yields MTAIAISPDSAAAHADPAHPPVPTGSVGYVSPRFLSFDEPLTLSSGQVISSYTLAVETYGTLNAQRSNAVLVCHALNASHHVAGMDAEHPDQIGWWDNMVGPGKAVDTDRFFVIGINNLGSCFGSTGPTSINPDTGKPWGAAFPLLTVEDWVRAQARVADHFGIERLAAVMGGSLGGMQALSWAITCPERVGDCIVVASTARLTAQNIAFNEVARRAILTDPDFRDGDYYAHGVVPTHGLSVARMVGHITYQSDEVMAAKFGRAQQAPGPDGDYHYNYDVEFEVESYLRHQGEKFSRYFDANTYLLLTRALDYFDPARAHGGDLAQALSPAQARFLLVSFSTDWRFAPEHSREIVRALLKNQREVTYAEIDAPHGHDAFLLGDVRYHAIVQGYYDQIARRLDLGERSRTTGVLA from the coding sequence ATGACCGCCATTGCCATTTCGCCTGACTCCGCCGCGGCCCATGCCGACCCGGCGCATCCACCGGTGCCTACCGGCAGCGTCGGATATGTCTCCCCCCGGTTTCTGTCGTTCGATGAACCCCTGACGCTTTCCAGCGGGCAGGTGATTTCGTCCTATACGCTGGCGGTGGAAACCTATGGGACACTCAATGCGCAGCGCAGCAATGCGGTGCTCGTGTGCCATGCGCTGAATGCGTCGCACCACGTCGCCGGCATGGACGCCGAACATCCGGACCAGATCGGCTGGTGGGACAACATGGTGGGGCCTGGCAAAGCCGTCGATACCGACCGGTTTTTCGTGATCGGCATCAACAATCTGGGGTCGTGTTTCGGTTCCACCGGGCCGACCTCGATCAATCCCGACACCGGTAAACCCTGGGGCGCGGCCTTTCCCTTGCTGACCGTCGAGGACTGGGTACGGGCGCAGGCGCGAGTGGCCGACCATTTTGGTATCGAACGGCTGGCGGCAGTGATGGGCGGGTCCCTGGGCGGCATGCAGGCGCTCAGCTGGGCGATCACCTGCCCGGAGCGGGTCGGCGACTGCATCGTCGTGGCCAGCACGGCTCGTCTGACCGCGCAGAACATCGCATTCAACGAGGTCGCGCGCCGGGCCATCCTGACCGATCCGGATTTCCGCGATGGGGACTACTATGCCCATGGCGTCGTCCCCACCCACGGTCTTTCGGTGGCGCGCATGGTGGGCCACATTACCTATCAGTCCGACGAGGTCATGGCCGCCAAATTCGGGCGCGCTCAACAGGCTCCCGGGCCCGATGGCGATTATCACTACAACTACGACGTTGAATTCGAGGTCGAGTCCTATCTGCGCCACCAGGGCGAAAAATTTTCCCGCTATTTCGATGCCAATACCTATCTGCTGCTGACCCGCGCCCTAGACTATTTCGATCCGGCGCGCGCGCATGGCGGGGATCTGGCCCAGGCGCTATCCCCGGCGCAGGCGCGCTTCCTGCTGGTGTCGTTCTCGACCGACTGGCGCTTCGCGCCGGAACATTCCCGCGAAATCGTCCGGGCGCTGTTGAAGAACCAGCGCGAGGTCACCTACGCCGAGATCGATGCGCCTCACGGCCATGACGCGTTCCTGCTGGGCGATGTGCGCTATCACGCGATCGTGCAGGGGTATTACGACCAGATCGCACGGCGCCTGGACCTGGGCGAACGCAGCCGGACGACGGGGGTGCTGGCATGA
- a CDS encoding helix-turn-helix domain-containing protein, translating into MTKLTAREHDCLYWAAQGKTSWEMGRILGITERTANFHIANLCDKLGVRTRQAAITTAIQRDLLDLTGVASGHRV; encoded by the coding sequence ATGACAAAACTGACCGCTCGCGAGCACGACTGCCTGTATTGGGCCGCCCAGGGCAAGACCAGCTGGGAGATGGGCCGGATCCTGGGCATTACGGAACGCACCGCGAATTTCCACATTGCCAACCTGTGCGACAAGCTGGGGGTCCGCACCCGCCAGGCGGCCATCACCACGGCGATCCAGCGCGATTTGCTGGACCTCACCGGCGTCGCCAGCGGGCACCGGGTATGA